One stretch of Miscanthus floridulus cultivar M001 chromosome 18, ASM1932011v1, whole genome shotgun sequence DNA includes these proteins:
- the LOC136522983 gene encoding uncharacterized protein At5g01610-like — protein MASQAIQSHRAGADVITGDAACRKKSIELLEELGLPKGLLPMEDIQEFGYNRETGFMWLVQGKKKVEHTFKKIKQTVSYASEVTAFVEKGKLMKIMGVKTKELMLWLSVVEVYVPEASPDKVTFKTGTGLSDTFDAAAFALGE, from the coding sequence ATGGCGTCCCAGGCCATCCAGAGCCACCGCGCTGGTGCAGATGTCATCACCGGAGACGCCGCGTGCAGAAAGAAGTCCATTGAGCTGCTGGAGGAGCTTGGCCTCCCCAAGGGCCTGCTTCCAATGGAGGACATCCAGGAGTTCGGGTACAACCGCGAGACAGGGTTCATGTGGCTGGTGCaggggaagaagaaggtcgaGCACACATTCAAGAAGATCAAGCAGACGGTGTCCTATGCCTCCGAGGTGACGGCGTTCGTCGAGAAGGgcaagctaatgaagatcatgggCGTGAAGACCAAGGAGCTGATGCTCTGGCTCAGCGTCGTCGAGGTCTATGTTCCCGAGGCCTCGCCGGACAAGGTCACTTTCAAAACCGGCACCGGCCTCTCTGACACCTTTGATGCTGCTGCCTTTGCGCTCGGAGAGTAA
- the LOC136523107 gene encoding uncharacterized protein At5g01610-like, translating to MASQAIESHRTSAEVVTGDAACRKKSVELLEELGLPKGLLPMEDIQEFGYDRDTGFLWLVQGKKKVEHTFKKIKQTVSYASEVTAIAEKGKLRKVTGVKTKELMLWLSVVEVYVPEATPEKVTFKTGTGLSDTFDATAFAFGE from the coding sequence ATGGCGTCCCAGGCCATTGAGAGCCACCGCACCAGTGCAGAGGTTGTCACCGGGGACGCCGCGTGCAGGAAGAAGTCCGTTGAGCTGCTGGAGGAGCTCGGCCTCCCCAAGGGCCTGCTTCCAATGGAGGACATCCAGGAGTTTGGGTACGACCGTGACACGGGGTTCTTGTGGCTGGTGCAGGGGAAGAAGAAGGTAGAGCACACCTTCAAGAAGATCAAGCAGACGGTGTCATATGCCTCCGAGGTGACGGCGATCGCCGAGAAGGGCAAGCTGAGGAAGGTCACCGGCGTGAAGACCAAGGAGCTGATGCTCTGGCTCAGCGTCGTCGAGGTGTACGTTCCCGAGGCCACCCCGGAGAAGGTGACCTTCAAGACCGGTACCGGCCTCTCGGACACCTTTGATGCCACTGCCTTTGCGTTCGGAGAGTAA
- the LOC136519517 gene encoding uncharacterized protein At5g01610-like has product MASQAIESHRTSAEVVTGDAACRKKSVELLEELGLPKGLLPMEDIQEFGYDRDTGFLWLVQGKKKVEHTFKKIKQTVSYASEVTAIAEKGKLRKVTGVKTKELMLWLSVVEVYVPEATPEKVAFKTGTGLSDTFDATAFAFGE; this is encoded by the coding sequence ATGGCGTCCCAGGCCATTGAGAGCCACCGTACCAGTGCAGAGGTTGTCACCGGGGACGCCGCGTGCAGGAAGAAGTCCGTTGAGCTGCTGGAGGAGCTCGGCCTCCCCAAGGGCCTGCTTCCAATGGAGGACATCCAGGAGTTTGGGTACGACCGTGACACGGGGTTCTTGTGGCTGGTGCAGGGGAAGAAGAAGGTAGAGCACACCTTCAAGAAGATCAAGCAGACGGTGTCATATGCCTCCGAGGTGACGGCGATCGCCGAGAAGGGCAAGCTGAGGAAGGTCACCGGCGTGAAGACCAAGGAGCTGATGCTCTGGCTCAGCGTCGTCGAGGTGTATGTTCCCGAGGCCACCCCGGAGAAGGTGGCCTTCAAGACCGGTACCGGCCTCTCGGACACCTTTGATGCCACTGCCTTTGCGTTCGGAGAGTAA